The Lutibacter profundi region CAAATTCACCACCTAAAGTCTGTGTTGAAAACGTACTTGCTATATTGGGTTGTACTACGGTGCTTGTTACATAACCTCCACCAATTTCAGTACCTCCACAATATTCAATAGCGGGTTTATTATTCGCTAATTGCATTAAGTATTCCATTTCTAAAGGGTTTGAAACTTCTCCTGTTGAACTAAAACATTTAATAGCATTCCAATCGTACTTTTCCATACACTTAGAACTTTTCCAATACTTTACAAAACTTGGAATAACGCCTAACATAGTTACTTTTGCATTTTGCACAAATTCACCAAACTCATTATCTGTTGGTGTTCCGTAATACAATGCTATTGTTGCTTTGTTTATTAATGCTGCAAAAACCAACCAAGGCCCCATCATCCAACCTAAATTAGTTGGCCAACAAACCACATTGTTTTTATGAATATCTTGATGATAGTATCCGTCACTTGCTCCTTTTATTGGCGTTGTATGTGTCCAAGGAATTGCTTTTGGCTCTCCTGTTGTACCAGATGAAAACAAAATGGTAATAATATCATCTGGGTTTTGAATTATTGTTTTAAAATTCGTTTTTAAACTTAAAAAGTTCTCAAAATATATATCTTTATTTCTTAAATTGATTTTTTTATCTGATACTTTTAAAATAACTGCTTTTGGAGCATTAGCCTCCACAACTTTTTGAAAAAGAGGCAATTCTTTTCCTGCTCTTTGCAATACATCTTGTGTGAAAATTACTTTAGGATTTGTAATTTTTAAACGTACTGCTATTTCGTTTGATGTAAAACTATCTGCAATGGTAACTATTGGCATTCCTGCCTTAATTCCTGCTAAATAAATAGCAACAGCTTCAACAGTCATTGGCATGTCAATCGCAATTTTATCACCTTGCTTTAAACCTAATTCAACCAAGCCATTTGCAATTTGGTTTACTAAATTTAGAAATTCTTTTTGAGTGACTTTTTGAAGCTCTTTTCCTTCTTCTTGAAAAACCACTGCTATTGCATTATCACTATTTTGAAAACAAGAATCTACAATATTAAATTTAGCGTTTTTTAACCATTCTGGATTTTCAACACCTTTTGAAATATCTAAAATTGAAGTGAATTTTTGTGCTAGTTTAATTCCTAAATTTTGTACTGTTGTTTCCCAAAAAACCTCTTTATTGACAACTGACCATTTCCAGAAATCTGAATAATTATCAAAACCATATTGTTGCATCATTTTATAAATGTTGCTTTGTTTACTGCTTTTTTTCGATGGTTTCCAAAAAGGTTTCACAATTATTTTATATTAAAATTCTGGATCTTCATCTATTGTGTTTTTCAAATTTTCATCTACATCAGTTGTATCATCACAATTAACATCAATACTTAAGTTTTCGGGTTTTTCAAATTCTTCTTGACTTATGTTCAAACTTTTATCTGCATATAACTTTTTATAATACAATGCCCAAATTGGTAAAGCCATGGAAGCTCCTTGTCCTTTCGTTATACCGGCAAAGTGAGTAGATCTATCTTCACCTCCTACCCAAACTCCTGTTGCTAAATTAGGGACTATACCCATAAACCAGCCATCTGATTGATTTTGGGTTGTTCCTGTTTTACCAGCAATTGGATTTGTAAATTCATACGGATACCCTGTAGCTATATTATCAGGATATTTTGCCCATTTTGTACGCAAACGAACTCCTGAACCCGCTTCAGTTACACCTTCTAATAAATTAATTACAACATAGGCCGATTCTTCACTTAAAACTTCTTTAGATTTTGGTATAAACTGTTCTAAAACAGTACCATTTTTATCTTCAATTTTCTGTAGCATCATAGGTTCTACTCTTAGGCCTTTATTCGCAAAAGTTGTATAAGCACCCACCATTTCATACAACGATAAATCAACAGAGCCTAATGCTATAGCTGGTACTTCAAGAATATCACTTTCTATACCGGCACTTTTTGCTAAACTCACTACATTTTTTGGATTTACCATATCAATCAACTTTGCGGTAATTACATTTACTGAGCCAGCTAATGCTTGTTTTAACGTTAATTCTCCTCCATATTTTCCTCCTGAATTTACAGGAGTCCAATCTTCAGGCATTCCATATTTTTCTTTTGGAATTGTATAAGGTGTATTTGGAAACTTGTCGCAAGGAGATAAATTTAACTGATTAATAGCTGTTGCATATACAAATGGTTTAAAAGTAGATCCTACTTGTCTTTTTTGTTGTTTAACTGCATCAAATTGAAAATGTTTATAATTAATACCTCCAACCCAAGCTTTTATATGACCAGATTGTGGTTCTATAGATAATAACCCTGATCTTAAAAAATATTTATAATAGCGAATAGAATCTTTTGGTGACATAATTGTGTCTATATCTCCTTTCCAAGAAAAAACTTTCATTTCGTATTTTTTATCAAATGAAGCTTTTATTTCTTTAACTGAAGCTCCACTTCTTTTCATTCGTTTCCAACGATTAGAACGCTTCATAGCCCGTTCAATAGTATTTGTAATTTGCTTTTTATCTAAATCATAAAAAGGAGCCGTTCTGTTGTGCTTTTGTTCTTTAAAAAATACTCTTTGTAAATTAGACATGTGTTCTTTCATAGCTTCTTCAGCATATTTTTGCATACGAGAATCTATGGTTACATAAATTTTAAGTCCGTCACGGTGCAAATTATAAAAAGTACCATCAGGTTTTGGATTCCTTTTTATCCATTTTTTCATGAAATCTCGTAGGTATTCACGAAAATAGGTTGCGTAACCGTCGCTATGACCTTCTCTATTTACATTTAATTCCAAATCTAATTTTTGAAGAGAGTCTTTTTGTACTTCGGAAATAAAATGATTTTTGAACATTTGATGTAAAACCACATTTCTACGGTTTTTAACCAGTTTTTTTCTTGATTGTCTTAAAGGGTTGAAATACGAAGCATTTTTTAACATCCCTACCAACATTGCTGATTCAGGTATTGTTAATTCTTTAGGTTCTTTTCCAAAATAAATACGGGATGCAGATCTAATTCCCACTGCTTGATTTAAAAAATCGTATTTATTAAGATACATTGCTAAAATTTCTTGTTTGGTATATTGCTTTTCTAAACGAATGGCAATTACATATTCTTTAACTTTTTGAAGGATTCTTTCGGGTAAATTTTTAGATCCTTCTCCATGGAATAATAGTTTTGCTAGCTGTTGAGTAATGGTGCTACCTCCTCCATCTCTTCCCATTTTTAAAATGGCTCTAAAAGTTGCTTTAAAATCTATTCCAGAATGCTCATAAAACCGCTCGTCTTCTGTTGAAATTAAGGCATTTACTAAGTTTTTAGGTAAGTCTTTATACTTAACTGGAGTTCTATTTTCTTTAAAATATTTACCCAACGTTTTTCCATCAATTGAAATAACTTCTGAGGCTAAATTATGTTCAGGGTTTTCTAGCTCTTCAAAGGTTGGAAGCATTCCAAAAACACCCCAAGAAGCTAATAAAAAAAGGAATATTAGTGTTAAAACACCTCCTAAAACACTAAACCAAAACCATTTTACATATTTTGAGAATTGATTATTAGTCATTTCTTTTTTCTTCATTTTTTCACTTTTTCAATTCTTAAACCTACATCTGTTATCCCATTTAAAGGGTTTTTGCCTTCAATATCTTTAGAACTTCTAGTTGCTTGATAAATCGCAAATTTATAATCTCCTTTTTCATAAAATACTACATTTTCTTTATAAAAAAGTTTATTTTCTTTAATATCTGTAAACCCTTGTCCTAACCAATTTCCATACGAATCTGTCATTTCATACTCTAATGTGTCAATTACTTGATTTCCACTAGGGAATTCCATTTTTGTAATTAAAAACAATGAGCTAAATTCATAGTTCTTGTTGTTTCTAATATTAATAAACACATTATTTAAAGAAATAGTATCTTTATTACTAACAATAAAATTAATTGCATTTTCTGAATACCATTGATGATTTTCAATAGGTTTATACTTGTCATAAACCACATTTGAATTACACGATAGTACTAAAAATATACCTGAGTATAAACTTATATTTTTAATTATTTTAATTGCTATTTTCACTTCTTTTTGGAGGTCTTCTTTTTTTATTTTTACGTGTTCTATTTTCCGTACTATTCGAATTTTTACTTTGATTATTTGCCGTTGATTTTTGCTGATTATGAGTTGGCTTTCTCGTTTGGTTACGTTGTTTTACCTGAGCTACGTTTTTTTGCTTATTTTGAGAATTTTTGTTTCTGTTTTTGTTTTTTCTTTTCTTTTTTCTTTTTGGAATATCAAATCTGGTTAAACTATCTTGCCCAACTACATTTTCAAATTTATCAATTGTTTCTTCAATTAAATCTAATTCATATTCTTCTAACGAATGTACTGTTTCATTATTTTTATTTGCTTCAATAATTTCATTAACTTGTTCAAGTGTTAGTTTATACCATTTACTTCTATTTTCTTTGTAAGTATACCAAAATACTCTCTTAAAAATATCCATTTTAATAAAAGTAGCTTCTCCTTTTTCTGTTTTCAAAACAACATCTGATTTAGGAAAATCAGTTAATGCATCTAGATAAGTATCTAATTCATAATTTAAACAGCACTTTAATTTACCACACTGACCAGCTAGTTTTTGAGGATTTAATGATAATTGTTGATAGCGTGCTGCGGAAGTACTTACATTTCGTAAATCTATTAACCATGTTGAGCAACATAATTCCCTGCCACAAGAGCCAATTCCTCCTAGTCTAGCTGCTTCTTGCCTTAAGCCAACTTGTTTCATTTCAACTCTAATACTAAAAGCACTTGCTAAATCTCTAATTAATTGTCTAAAATCAACCCGCTCATCAGCTGTGTAATAAAATGTGGCTTTATTTCCATCTCCTTGATATTCAACATCTGAAAGCTTCATTTTTAATCCCAGTCTACCTAAAATTTCTCTTCCCCTGTATTGTGTATCATATTCTTTACCTCTAGCCAATTTCCAAATATCAATATCTTTTTGAGTAGCTTTTCTATAAACTTTTTTAATTTCCTCACTATCAACATTTAATCCTTTTCTTTTTAGTTGAATTTTAATTAATTCTCCTGAAAGAGAAACGGTTCCAATATCATGACCTGGATTTCCTTCAACAGCAATAATATCTCCTATTGAAATTTTTAAATTATCAACATTTCTGTAAAAATGTTTACGTCCATTTTTAAAACGCACTTCAACAATATTAACTGGTTTTTGACCTGCTGGTAATGACATATTTCCAAGCCAGTCAAAAACTGTTAATTTTTCACAATCTCCTGTAGCACAATTACCATTACTTTTACAACCTTTTGGTACTGTATTTATATCTGAAGAGCAACTATTACAGCTCATATATTCTTAAATTTATTTGAGTTACGTAAAATTTATTTTTTAAATTTTACAATCTTCACTAATTTGTAAAGATAAATTAAAATTACAAACGGTAAAACCTTAAAAAGTGTATTTTTAAGTTTGTTTTACATCAATAATTTTTACCGGACAAGCTTCTTTTGCTTTAACACTTGCATCAAAAATTGTTTCATCGGGAGATTTGATAGTGAAAAACCCTTTTTTTTCTTTAGCATGAAGCAAAACTGATTTACCATCTTTTTTTGACATTTGAAATTGAGCAGGAGCCAATTCAACACAATAATTACAACCTATGCATTTGGCTCTTTGTAAGGTGATAATTACCATTTAAACCTCAACTTTAGTTGAAACTATTTTATACAATTTATCTGATGGGCGAATTCTAAAATCTAACGGAATAGTTACAGAATCTCCTTTTTGTCCTTTTTCGCCTTTTACATCATTTATAAACATTTCTTTCACTTCCATTTCTTGTGCTCCCGTTGTTGGCCCTGTAATTAAAATGGTATCTCCAACAGTTATATCGTAAGCTTCAATTTTAAATTCGCCGATGTTTGATTTTGGAAAATAATGCATTCCTTTTCCTATATACACTTTCTTTTGGGTGGCATGACTTCCAGAACCTTTACTCCATTCACCTAATTTCTGACCTAAATAATACCCACTCCAAAAACCACGATTGTATACTTTTTCCAATTCTAACATCCAAGAAATTACTTTTTCTTTGTTGTAGGTTCCTGCTTCAATACTATCAATTGCATCTCGGTAACATTTAATTACTTTTGCCACATACTCTGGTGCTCTTCCTCTTCCTTCAATCTTTAAAACTTTTACACCTGCATCATCAATTTGATCTAAAAAATCTATCGTACATAAATCTTTTGGAGACATGATATATTCATTATCTAACTCCATTTCAAATCCCGTTTCTTGATCTATTACTGTATATTTTTTTCTGCAATTTTGTTTACAAGCACCTCTATTTGCTGAAGAATTTGCCGAATGTAAACTCATATAACATTTCCCTGAAACCGCCATACACAATGCTCCGTGTCCAAAAATTTCAATTTCAACTAAATTTCCTGAAGGCCCACAAATATTTTCTTTTACAATTTGTTCTGTGATTTTCTTAACCTGACGCAAACTCAATTCTCTACTTAAAACCATAGTATCAGCAAACATGGCGTAAAATTTAACCGTCTCAATATTGGTGATATTTATTTGAGTTGAAATATGAATTTCCATACCAATAGCTCTAGCACTTGCAATTACTGCTTGATCCATAGCTATTACTGCAGTAATAGCGGCATCTTTTGCTTTTTGAAGCAATGTTTTTACAATGGTTAAATCGTGGTCGTAAATAATAGTGTTTAACGTAAGATATGTTCTTACATTCTTCGCTTTACATCTGTCGGAAATTTCTTGTAAATCATCTAACGTAAAGTTAATAGATGCTCTTGCTCGCATATTTAATTGCTCAACTCCAAAATAAATTGAATCTGCACCATTATCTAAAGCGGCTTGCATGGATTCAAAATTTCCAGCAGGAGCCATTAATTCAATCTTCCCAGTAGTAGTCATTCTTTTTTGATTTTTTGCAAAAATACGTATTTTGTGATAACTATTGGTATTTCAATATAATAATGCTACTAAATCTCATTAGATTTTAAAGTGTTTTTGAATTGATAACTTTCATTTTATTAAATTCAGTTATATCAATACTAAAAAGATCTCTTGATGGAAATAAGGAATAACTATTTTTTCTAAAACCACCCAATATGTATAATCGTAATAATACAATTCCGGTGCTTCCATAAACAAATCTATTAAATACGCATTCAATTCTTTAGTTAAAACGTTATATGTGCTTATTTTTCCGTCATTAAAAAGATAAATAAGATTCTCTTTATGTGTTATTGCCGGTTTACCAATTCCATAAAAAAGGTTTCCTTCTTTTTTCCATTTTTGAGTTGTCAAATCAAAAGACTCTATAGATGCTAATGGCTTTTTATTAAAGCTACCTACTAAATAAATTTTATCTTCTATTAAAACTCCTTTTACTTCTTTTGCTATGGGCATATTCCCTAATTGATACCAATTCCCCGTTTTAATATCATACAAGTCTACTTTATTAGAATACTCTTTAAATCCATTATTCTTCTTTTTAATTGAGCCTCCCATTACAATAATATTGCCTTTATACGTGAAAGACGCAAAATTTACCGCTTGATGCGGATTGGTATTGTCAATAATTACAATATCCTTATCTACATCAAAAACTTCTATTTTATCATCTAAATATTCAAATTTACCATTTGCTGAAATGTTTTTACCTCCTACCACATATATTTTATGATTGTAAAAATTTAAATTGTGATACGCTCTTTTTTTAAATTTTGATTTTAGTTTTATCCAACTATCATTTTTTATATCATATAATTGTAAATCATTATTATATTTATGCATTGAAGAGAAACCTGCACGACCTGCTCTATTTAAAAACTCAGTAAAATCTTCTAAATCAGGATAATACTCAAGAGTTTTCATAAATATCTTCTACAACTGAAGCATCTCCACCAATTACATAAATTTTATCATCTATTAATATTGAACCAAAAGAATGCACTCCATTTTTCATAGAAGAAAGTTTTGTATACGAAATGCGTTGTTTTAAGTTTCTCCTTTCAGAAATTTTTACTTCTTCTAGTTTATTTAAATCAATTAATAGATTAACTGAATAATTTTTTTTCTGTGGAACATAGGGAACTTCTAACTCTTTATATGCTATATGCGAGAAACGAATAACATCATTTTTTACAATAACATAAGGAAATTTCAAGTAGTAATTTCCTTTTTCATTAGTTACAGCTCCTCTATTTATTCCTTCCATATACACATTAACACCTTCAATAGGTTTATTGGTATTGGCATCTACTACTTTTCCTTCAATATACTGTGAAAAAGATAAAAATGTTGAAAGCGAAAAGATTAAAAACAATGTAATTTTTTTCATAATTCGTTTATTGTGATTGCCTCAATAATTAAGCCTATTTAAATTCATATTAATATATTGTTTTTCAATTAAATTTTAACAAAAAAATATTTATTTGTTAATTTTCAATTATTTACTGCTTGTTGTTGCTTTTTTTATGAAATTTGCTCAAAATTTAAACTTAATAAAATTATTAAAGATGAAAGTAGCTGTTGTAGGTGCAACCGGAATGGTAGGAAATGTGATGTTGAAAGTTTTAGAAGAACGAAATTTTCCGTTTACTGACTTAATCCTTGTCGCTTCTGAGCGATCAGTTGGTAAACAAATCTCCTACAAAGGAACAGATTATACGGTTATTGGATTACAAGATGCTGTTGATTTAAAACCTGAAATTGCTTTATTTTCTGCAGGAGGAACAACATCAGAAATTTGGGCACCTAAATTTGCTGAAGCAGGAACAACTGTAATAGACAATTCATCAGCTTGGAGAATGGATCCTACTAAAAAGTTAGTAGTACCTGAAATTAACGGAGATGTACTAACTAAAGATGATAAAATTATTGCAAATCCTAATTGTTCAACGATTCAATTGGTAATGGCTTTAGCTCCTTTACATAAAAAATATATCATGAAACGCGTGGTAATTTCTACCTATCAATCGGTTTCAGGAACAGGTGTAAAAGCTGTGCAACAACTTGAAAATGAGGAGAATGGTATCAAGGGAGAAATGGCATATCATTATCCAATTAGCAGAAATGCAATTCCGCATTGTGATGTGTTTTTAGAAAATGGATACACCAAAGAAGAAATGAAATTGGTGAAAGAGCCTAAGAAAATTTTAAATGATAAATCGTTTACCGTTACTGCAACTGCGGTTCGTATTCCAACAGCAGGCGGACATTCTGAAGCTGTAAATGTTCAATTTGAAAACGATTTTAATGAAAGTGACGTCCGCAAATTATTAAATGAAACTTCTGGAGTGGTAGTTCAGGATAATTTAGATACAAATACGTATCCAATGCCTATTTATGCGCACAATAAAGATGACGTTTTTGTTGGACGAATTAGAAGAGATGAATCGCAATCCAAAACTCTAAATATGTGGATTGTTTCAGATAATTTACGTAAAGGTGCTGCTACCAATGCTATTCAAATTGCTGAATATTTAATTAAAAATAACTTGGTTTAAATAAAATTAAAAAAAAGACTGCCTTTTCAGGCAGCCTCTTTTGTTTTGGGGTTTCTTAGTGTTACTTTGAAACCTTTAATACATCTTTAAATATTTGTTCAAGTTGATGTTTAGGGAGTGCTCCCTGTGCCATTTGAGGCTCACCATCTTTAGGAACAAATAAAATAGAAGGAATACTTCTAATACCAAATGCTGCTGCTAATTCTTGCTCAGCTTCTGTATCTACTTTGTAAATATTGATTTTTCCCTTATAAGTTTCACTTAATTCTTCTAAAACCGGGGCAACCATTTTACAAGGGCCACACCAATCTGCATAAAAATCAATAACACAAGGTATATCTCCTTCAAACTTCCACTCTTTATTTTTTTCGAAATTAAAAACCTTTTCTAAAAAAGTTTTTTTAGTTAATAATTCTGTCATTATTTTTAAATTTATTTTTATAAATGTAGCAATTTTAATGCCATTTTTTTAGACGACAAAGTGACATAAAAACTTACAATCATATAGTAACTTAAGTTACATCTGTAAATAAATTTGTACTTTAACGACTCGTTTTAAATCAATTAATAAATTTAACTAAAAACTTTTTATTATGAATTCAAAATTAACAATGGTACTTCGTATTTTATTAGGATTAATCTTAGTTGTATTTGGTGCTAACAAATTTTTTGGTTTTATGCCAAATATGGAAATGCCCGCTCCCGCAGCAAATTTAATGGGTGCAATGATGGAATCTGGTTATATGCTTAAGTTAGTTGGAGCTACTGAAGTTGTTATTGGGTTATTACTTTTAATTAAAAAATGGGTTCCTTTTGCCTTGATAGTTTTGGCGCCAATATCCGTAAATATAATCTTTTTTCATGTTTTCTTAGCTCCTGCTGGAATCGCCCCAGCCGCAATTGTAGCAATTATTAATATTCTATTAATCTACAATAATTGGAATAAATTGAAGATTTTATTTTAAAAAATTTGTTTTATAAAGCAAAAAAACAAAAAACAATTTAAGCATAACGTCATTTTGAACATGGTAAAGCTTTCTATTATTTAGAACTAAACACCAAAATATAACCGTATTGTAAAAGCTGTTCAAAATGACGTTGTGTTTTTTAAAAACATTGATTCATTCAATCTTAAACTATACTATAACTAAATTAATATACTTCTAAAATTTTAGCGTTGTTAAAAGTAATACGCTCTCCAACTTTTTTGCCTAATAACTGCATTCCAATAGGTGAATTGGTTGAAACTGCATAAAATATTTTATTATCAAAACTAATTTCACCTGCGCTAATCGCTAAAAAATAGTTAGCTTTTGTAGTTATAATTAAACTACCTAAACATATAACTTCCGAAGTTTTTTGAATTTCAATTTTAGCTAAAATATCTTTCATTTCTGTAATTGACGCTAATTGTTGACTAGCTTTTTCCATTTCTAACTGCAACATAGCTCTACCTGTTTCATGTTTATCCCCAGCAGAACTTTTTGTTTCAGAAAACAAGGCTTTTTTGTTAAACTCAATAATAGTAGATACTGTATGGTGTTTTTTATTCACAAACAACAAACAAGCTTCGTATAGTTTCTTTTTTATTTTTAAATAATCTTTCATAGTTTAAGAGTAAAAATAACTCACTAAATTTTTATAAAAATTTAAATACCAATATAAACTGCAACAACAATAGCTATAGCTCCAACACTTAATATTACCAAGGTAAATTTAAAAATGAACTTAAACCATTTATCAAAAGGTATACCTGCAATAGCTATAATTGCCATTAAAGCACCTTGTGTTGGGTAAATTAAATCCATCATTACGGCGCCATATTGGTAAGCCAATACACAAACCTGACGAGAAACTCCTATTAAATCAGAAAGTGGAGCTAATATTGGCATTGTTAAAATGGCTTGACCTGAGTAACTTGAAACTGGAAAATGTAATACCGATTGAGAAACCATCATAGAAATAGCTGCCAAGCTTTTTGGTAAATATTGCATTGGTTTAAACAAGCCATATATAATTGAATCTATAATCATTCCTTGCTTTAAAATAATTGAAATACTACTTGCAAAACCAACAATCATAGCTGCAAAAACTAGTTCTTTAAAACCATCAATATAGGTTTCAATGGTGCCGTTCATTCCTAGTTTTCCAATCAAACCAACAAGTATTCCAAGTGCGAAAAATTCAGCAGACATTTCATTGAAACCCCAATTATATTTCATCATTCCAATAATTAAAACAACAAAAGCTACACCAACAAGTGTTAAAATAAGAATACTTCTAATACTTACTTTTTCTGTCAATTCATTCTTTTCTACAAGCTTTTCAATTTTGTTTTTATTTGCATATCTAATAATCATAAACATCCATACTACAAATGCTATAAACATAATTATTAATCTAAATTCACTTCCAGAAAGAAATTCTAAACCTGTTTCTTTTTGAGCAATTACAACAGCAAATGGATTAATTGGGCTAAAAGAAGCACCTAAAATTGCAGAACCAAAACTTATGGCAATAGCCACAAAAGCGTTATAGCCTAAACGAGAAGTTAAATAGAGTAAAACAGGCATCATTGCTATTATTTCCTCTTGCAAACCCATAAGCGCACCTGCAATTAAAAAAATAATAGAAACCAATATTAATACAATTTCTTCTTTCCCTTTGAGCTTAACTGTTAGGTATGTAATTCCTTCTTTTAGTGCTCCCGTTTTTTCAATCACATAAAAACAACCGCCAATTAATAGAATTAGCGCAATTAAATCAGCTCTATCTACTATCCCTTCAGGAATAGATAACATTGTTTTAAAAATAGAAATTGGTTCTGCATCAACTAATTTGTAAGAATTTGGGACAACAGTAACCTGATTCGTTTCTGGATTGGTAATTCTTTCATATTGACCTTGTGGAATAATATAGGTTAAAATTGCAGAAAGGAAAATAAACCCAATCATAATGACTAGCGCATTCGGAAATTTTTTCATTCATTCAGTTAGTTAGTATTTTGTAAGATAATAAAAAAATATAACCTATAGGTTTTTAGGTATTTGCACTAGATAATCTTAATTTTGAAGCTCAATTAAAAAACGTGAAATTTACAGGAAAACGTTATTTAGATTATTCTTCATTTATCAAATCAACGTTTGGTAAACGTGTACAAAAAATTTCATTAGATATAGGTTTTTCTTGTCCAAACAGAGATGGTTCAAAAGGATACGGCGGTTGCACGTATTGTAATAACAACACTTTTAATCCAGCTTATTGTGAACCAACAAAAAGCATCAAAGAACAATTAGAACAAGGCATTTCTTTCTTCGGAAAAAAATACAAATCACAACAATATTTGGCTTATTTTCAAGCATATTCAAATACGTATTCTGATTTAAATTCGCTTAAAAAAATATATGAGGAAGCTTTAAATGTTGAAGGTGTTATTGGATTAGTAATTGGCACTAGACCTGATTGTATCTCAGAAGAAATTATTGATTATTTATCTTTTTTATCTGAAAAGTACTTCATTTCGTTAGAATTTGGTGTTGAAAGCACCAATGAAAAAACGTTGATAAATGTAAACAGGTGCCATACGTTTGAAGAAACAAAAGCAACGTATAAAAAATGTAAAAACAAGGGGTTTCATTTAGGTGCGCATATAATTATTGGCTTGCCTGGTGAAACAAAAGAGGAATTGATGAATCATGCTTTTGAAATTTCTAAATTACCTATTGACACTTTAAAATTACATCATTTACAAATTGTAAAAAATTCTGTCATGGAAGTTCAGCACAAACGAAATCCGGAGAATTTTAACTTATTTACTTCAAAAGATTATATAGATTTTATAACCGATTTTATCAGCTATTTACGACCAGATATTGTAATTGAACGTTTTATAAGTGAAACACCTCAAGATTTATTAATTGCACCAAAATGGAACAATCTTAAAAACTTTGAAGTAGTTGC contains the following coding sequences:
- a CDS encoding YfcC family protein yields the protein MKKFPNALVIMIGFIFLSAILTYIIPQGQYERITNPETNQVTVVPNSYKLVDAEPISIFKTMLSIPEGIVDRADLIALILLIGGCFYVIEKTGALKEGITYLTVKLKGKEEIVLILVSIIFLIAGALMGLQEEIIAMMPVLLYLTSRLGYNAFVAIAISFGSAILGASFSPINPFAVVIAQKETGLEFLSGSEFRLIIMFIAFVVWMFMIIRYANKNKIEKLVEKNELTEKVSIRSILILTLVGVAFVVLIIGMMKYNWGFNEMSAEFFALGILVGLIGKLGMNGTIETYIDGFKELVFAAMIVGFASSISIILKQGMIIDSIIYGLFKPMQYLPKSLAAISMMVSQSVLHFPVSSYSGQAILTMPILAPLSDLIGVSRQVCVLAYQYGAVMMDLIYPTQGALMAIIAIAGIPFDKWFKFIFKFTLVILSVGAIAIVVAVYIGI
- a CDS encoding GreA/GreB family elongation factor → MKDYLKIKKKLYEACLLFVNKKHHTVSTIIEFNKKALFSETKSSAGDKHETGRAMLQLEMEKASQQLASITEMKDILAKIEIQKTSEVICLGSLIITTKANYFLAISAGEISFDNKIFYAVSTNSPIGMQLLGKKVGERITFNNAKILEVY
- a CDS encoding carboxypeptidase-like regulatory domain-containing protein encodes the protein MKKITLFLIFSLSTFLSFSQYIEGKVVDANTNKPIEGVNVYMEGINRGAVTNEKGNYYLKFPYVIVKNDVIRFSHIAYKELEVPYVPQKKNYSVNLLIDLNKLEEVKISERRNLKQRISYTKLSSMKNGVHSFGSILIDDKIYVIGGDASVVEDIYENS
- a CDS encoding peptidase U32 family protein: MTTTGKIELMAPAGNFESMQAALDNGADSIYFGVEQLNMRARASINFTLDDLQEISDRCKAKNVRTYLTLNTIIYDHDLTIVKTLLQKAKDAAITAVIAMDQAVIASARAIGMEIHISTQINITNIETVKFYAMFADTMVLSRELSLRQVKKITEQIVKENICGPSGNLVEIEIFGHGALCMAVSGKCYMSLHSANSSANRGACKQNCRKKYTVIDQETGFEMELDNEYIMSPKDLCTIDFLDQIDDAGVKVLKIEGRGRAPEYVAKVIKCYRDAIDSIEAGTYNKEKVISWMLELEKVYNRGFWSGYYLGQKLGEWSKGSGSHATQKKVYIGKGMHYFPKSNIGEFKIEAYDITVGDTILITGPTTGAQEMEVKEMFINDVKGEKGQKGDSVTIPLDFRIRPSDKLYKIVSTKVEV
- a CDS encoding Kelch repeat-containing protein → MKTLEYYPDLEDFTEFLNRAGRAGFSSMHKYNNDLQLYDIKNDSWIKLKSKFKKRAYHNLNFYNHKIYVVGGKNISANGKFEYLDDKIEVFDVDKDIVIIDNTNPHQAVNFASFTYKGNIIVMGGSIKKKNNGFKEYSNKVDLYDIKTGNWYQLGNMPIAKEVKGVLIEDKIYLVGSFNKKPLASIESFDLTTQKWKKEGNLFYGIGKPAITHKENLIYLFNDGKISTYNVLTKELNAYLIDLFMEAPELYYYDYTYWVVLEKIVIPYFHQEIFLVLI
- the trxA gene encoding thioredoxin, with product MTELLTKKTFLEKVFNFEKNKEWKFEGDIPCVIDFYADWCGPCKMVAPVLEELSETYKGKINIYKVDTEAEQELAAAFGIRSIPSILFVPKDGEPQMAQGALPKHQLEQIFKDVLKVSK
- a CDS encoding aspartate-semialdehyde dehydrogenase, which codes for MKVAVVGATGMVGNVMLKVLEERNFPFTDLILVASERSVGKQISYKGTDYTVIGLQDAVDLKPEIALFSAGGTTSEIWAPKFAEAGTTVIDNSSAWRMDPTKKLVVPEINGDVLTKDDKIIANPNCSTIQLVMALAPLHKKYIMKRVVISTYQSVSGTGVKAVQQLENEENGIKGEMAYHYPISRNAIPHCDVFLENGYTKEEMKLVKEPKKILNDKSFTVTATAVRIPTAGGHSEAVNVQFENDFNESDVRKLLNETSGVVVQDNLDTNTYPMPIYAHNKDDVFVGRIRRDESQSKTLNMWIVSDNLRKGAATNAIQIAEYLIKNNLV
- a CDS encoding DoxX family membrane protein translates to MNSKLTMVLRILLGLILVVFGANKFFGFMPNMEMPAPAANLMGAMMESGYMLKLVGATEVVIGLLLLIKKWVPFALIVLAPISVNIIFFHVFLAPAGIAPAAIVAIINILLIYNNWNKLKILF